One genomic window of Azospirillum sp. TSH100 includes the following:
- a CDS encoding ABC transporter ATP-binding protein yields MIVVEDIHVTFGRGTPLEKHALRGVDLTIPEGEFVTVIGSNGAGKSTFLGSLAGDVLAEQGRISIDGTDVTRWDTPRRAGLVARVFQDPMAGSCAALTIEENMALAAARGRRRGLGLALGGDRRKGFRDHIAALGLGLENRLHDRMGLLSGGQRQAVSLLMATLAGSKILLLDEHTAALDPATADFVLELTRRIVRDNGLTTLMVTHSMRQALDYGDRTLMLHEGRVVLDVAGKERAGLDVPHLLALFARQRGGVEISDDSLLIG; encoded by the coding sequence ATGATCGTCGTCGAGGACATCCACGTCACCTTCGGTCGCGGCACGCCGCTGGAGAAGCACGCCCTGCGTGGTGTCGACCTGACCATTCCGGAAGGCGAGTTCGTTACCGTCATCGGTTCCAACGGTGCCGGCAAGTCGACCTTCCTCGGCTCGCTGGCCGGCGACGTGCTGGCAGAGCAGGGGCGCATCTCCATCGATGGTACCGACGTCACCCGCTGGGACACCCCGCGCCGCGCCGGCCTGGTCGCCCGCGTCTTCCAGGATCCGATGGCCGGCAGCTGCGCCGCTCTGACCATCGAGGAGAACATGGCGCTCGCCGCCGCCCGTGGACGCCGCCGCGGTCTGGGTCTGGCGCTGGGCGGCGACCGCCGCAAGGGTTTCCGCGATCACATCGCGGCGCTGGGTCTCGGTCTGGAGAACCGGCTGCACGACCGCATGGGCCTGCTGTCCGGCGGACAACGTCAGGCGGTCAGCCTGCTGATGGCGACGCTCGCAGGCTCCAAGATCCTGCTGCTGGACGAGCACACCGCCGCCCTCGACCCCGCCACCGCCGATTTCGTGCTGGAACTGACCCGTCGCATCGTCCGCGACAACGGGCTGACCACGCTGATGGTCACCCATTCGATGCGGCAGGCTCTGGACTATGGTGACCGCACGCTGATGCTGCACGAGGGCCGTGTTGTCCTAGATGTGGCGGGCAAGGAGCGCGCCGGGCTGGACGTACCGCATCTGCTCGCCCTGTTCGCCAGGCAGCGCGGCGGGGTGGAGATCAGCGACGACAGTTTGCTGATCGGTTAA
- a CDS encoding ABC transporter permease: MTEIALFGAIEIGLVYALVAIGVYLSFRILDFPDLTVDGSFPLGAAVCAVLLIAGVNPWIASLAAALGGAGAGLVTATLNVRFKILHLLASILTMIALFSVNLRVMGRPNVALLMQDTVLTPFYGLGIPDHIVRPLVVGVIVAVVVLLLARFLASEFGLAMRATGVNARMARAQGVNTDAHVYAGIALSNGLTGLAGALFAQTNGFADVTTGIGTIVVGLAAVIVGETVLPARALALALVGCVAGSILYRLAVQLALSADAIGLQASDLNLVTAVLVAVALILPRLKAKASRSTRAAR, from the coding sequence ATGACCGAAATCGCCCTCTTCGGCGCCATCGAGATCGGCCTCGTCTATGCGCTGGTCGCCATCGGCGTCTATCTGTCCTTCCGCATCCTGGACTTCCCCGACCTGACGGTGGACGGAAGCTTTCCGCTGGGGGCGGCCGTCTGCGCTGTGCTGCTGATCGCCGGGGTCAATCCGTGGATCGCCAGCCTCGCCGCGGCGCTGGGGGGTGCTGGCGCCGGACTGGTGACGGCGACGCTGAACGTGCGCTTCAAGATCCTGCATCTGCTCGCCAGCATCCTGACGATGATCGCGCTGTTCTCGGTCAACCTGCGGGTCATGGGCCGGCCGAACGTCGCGCTGCTGATGCAGGATACGGTGCTGACACCCTTCTATGGCCTCGGCATCCCCGACCACATCGTCCGCCCGCTGGTGGTCGGTGTCATCGTCGCGGTGGTCGTGCTGCTGCTCGCCCGCTTCCTGGCCAGCGAGTTCGGGCTGGCGATGCGGGCGACCGGTGTGAATGCCCGCATGGCGCGGGCGCAGGGCGTCAACACCGATGCCCATGTCTATGCCGGCATTGCCCTGTCGAACGGCCTGACCGGTTTGGCCGGCGCGCTGTTCGCTCAGACCAATGGCTTCGCCGACGTCACCACCGGGATCGGCACCATCGTCGTCGGGCTTGCCGCCGTGATTGTCGGCGAGACGGTGCTGCCCGCCCGGGCGCTGGCTCTGGCGCTGGTCGGCTGTGTCGCCGGATCGATCCTCTATCGGCTGGCTGTGCAGTTGGCGCTGTCGGCCGACGCCATCGGTCTGCAGGCCTCCGACCTCAATCTGGTGACCGCGGTACTGGTCGCCGTCGCCCTGATCCTGCCCCGCCTGAAGGCGAAGGCCAGCCGCAGCACGAGAGCCGCCCGATGA